The nucleotide sequence ATGAGGCATGAGGTCGGTCGTCGCAAGTTGAGTGAGAAAAGTAAGCGGTAGGGTTTGAATTGCACCATTATACATATAACTGTTGAAATGATGTGGAAGTGCTACTGTCCAAATATCTCTGAACTTTGTAGGATGGTGATAGAAGAAATCTGAAAATGATGTCCCTGCAACTAAATGTAGCCAACTTCATGTCATTGCCCAAATGAAATAGCGAAAATCCTCTTTCAGATATCCGGTGCAAGTGTTGGAGAAGTAAAGATCGTCTCTGACATGCATGAGAGGAAAGCCGAGATGGCGCGACAAGCCGATGCATTCATTGCTCTCCCAGGTATGAACGACACGATTCTACACGTTCTTCCCTCGCCCTTTTTGAATGGGCTGATGCGTCAACCCGACAATGCTTACATGATTATTACTTTTTATGTGGACACCAGGAGGGTATGGAACAATGGAGGAATTGTTAGAGATGATCACATGGTCACAGCTCGGAATCCATGACAAACCAGTGAGTATTATGACTGCTAGTACTAATACATTGCTATAGAGCCTTAGCTGAGTACATTGTGGGCTATGGCAAATGACAAATGATCCAGGCGCACTGATGATTGACTTGAACAGGTCGGGCTGCTAAACGTCGACGGGTACTACGATCCGCTGCTCGCGCTGTTCGACAAGGGCGCGGCAGAAGGTTTTATTAAGGCCGATTGCAGGCAGATAATCGTGTCGGCGCCAACTGCCGACGAACTGCTGACGAAAATGGAGGTGAACTGACCTCACTGCCCACCACACTTTAATACGCGTCCTTGAGTTTATATAAAACGCCTGGCCTCGTTGACAAACGGCATTGTTATTGCGTTGAATGATTCTCTCGATTGTGCTCAGCAATACACCCGTTCACACCGGGAGGTGGCGTCGCGGACGAGCTGGGAGATGACCGAGCTGGGCTACGGGAAAGCTGCACcggagccagaggaggaggcggcatCGTGCTGATGTGTGGCAGGCGTCGTCGTCCCTGGTTGCTCAACTGGCCACTGGGATTGCAATTGCAATAATCGTAGTGTGTTGTGGTTTTGCGTTGTTGGTTGCCTTTCATGTGACCCTGTACGTTGGATTGCGACTTGATCTGGCGAAGAAGCCTAAGATTGTGTATCTAGTCATTGTCTGCCCCCTTGGAATGAATGCAGCGGCGTGAGCAAATGCTGACTGATAAACTACCAACGTCAGAACTCAGGTGAAGTGAACCGATAGGGCAGTCGTTTTCTTGGGTGTGAATGAATGGTTGTGCATGCATCTTGCTAGCATCAGTACCGCTGGGAATGACGTTAATAACGAGCTGACACAACATCATTAATCTACAAGTTCCTTTCACAACCATCTTGTCAATACTGGCATGTTCAACCTCAGGTCAAAAAGGAAGAAGGGAGAAACCATGGCCGCCTCAGCTTGGCTGGTAGTCCGGGCTCTCCACATCGGCTCAATGTGGTCCGGGAGCCACTTCCCCCCTGGCCATGGCTCCCACGGTGCCACCGCCTGTCAGGCATGCGTTTCCTGACACCTGCAGGCACCCAGTTGAGACATGTGGCTGTACATGTTCCCTTGCAGTGCTATGTCGGCTGCCTGGGCTGCTGCGCCTGCACTGCCTTCTGTGTTTTTTATCCACCAAGTTTGGTCAATTAGGACACATCACCGCGTTGCTAAATGAAGGGCCGTGGTTTGCAATACAACAGTTCCAAAGAAAACATCTCAACTCATGCAACAACATCAACCACAAAAAAATTCCATCCCAAACAGGCCAAAAAATAAACACGCATACTTGTGCTAAGCAAATTGCAAATAACAACATAGGTTTGCGATCAGACCGAAGTGCAAAAACATGCACGGCACAGACGTTAAAAGAGATGCCACTTTACGAAACACATCTCTAAAAAGCCACACGACATTGCTCCTCAAAGGCACATTAATAGTCAGGAAATGTTACCAGCCAAATTTGTAATTTGTTCGATGAACCGACGAAAAAATTCTACATGGTCAAGTTCCAGTTTCCAAAGACAAAGTCCTACAAGCTGCACTTGGCTGTGCCAAGACAATGGCAACTGGACAAGGCGCACCGTAAGGAATAGAAATAATACAACAAACTCGACAAGCGCCACATAGTAAACTATAAAGATTAAAGACATTTACAGAAGCACCCCAATCACATTAAATTATGAGAGCTACATTCCTTGTGCCTCGGGCTGACCACTTATTTACCGTGTCCAGAAGACCACCACCCCATCATCTGGCAATAGCACTTCACATCCTCCTCGTAGCATCTCCTGTGAtccaaaactcaacaggaaatgcTGTGCTTATCTTCAGATTATAATTTATACACAGCACACGTGGAAGTAGAATCGTTTTCTCAGTGCTACTAGTACTGAGCCCTCTCATCGCCATCAAAATTAAGACCTTCAATACCTTTGAGGGCAGACTCGTAGTTCTTCGGGTTAGATGAGTGCCGGGCCGAAGAGGAACGCTGTGGTTCTGCAGAATCAACCGGTGGGCTTCTCTGAGCACCTGAGGTTCTACGGAATGCACCAGGGCTTGCATCAGTCGTGCGTGATCGTGAAGGCTCAAAAGTGTCGCTTGCCACAGCATCCCGGCTACTTGAAACAGCAGCTCTCCTTGACGATCCACTTGACCGCCCCAAAAAATTCAAGCCAGATATCTGAACAACAGCGACAACAGCCAGAGTAAGAAGCTTGAAACAATGGAGTAATGTTGCTGGTGTTTAATTTCCATATTGCAGATTATGAatcatgatgcctatatacaagaaCATAAAATATTATGAATGGAGTCATCCACGAGGAAAACAGAACATTCACAACTAAATGAAAAACAAGAGATATAAAGATTACAGAGTGATAATACAAGCCTACAAAAAAAACACCAACACTTGCACAAAGCTGGAAGTATTTCTGCAAGCCACATGAAACACTGATCAGGGTTGCACAGCTGGGAAATGGCAGTTTATGATGACCTATGTGGGTCGAATTTTGGCAAATGAGAGCACAAGTTTATAAGAACAAGTCATGGACGCAAGATTGCCTAAGAAAATTTGACTAGTGAGCACATAGTTCCTCTTTTGCACTAGATATTGAAAAAAAGTGTCTGGCTTTAATCTTCCAATCACAATATCAAGTCCTATACTACGAACAACGGGAAATGGGGAGAGTACACACCGCAGGGTCTTTAGAAATAGGAGCATCATTTCCTACAGGGGCTTTCTGCTTATTTGAAGTCCCCACGCTTGCAATGGGTGGTGGGGCACGACGTCGGTCCATTGCTGACCAACCACTAATCCTCCCTTCAACGGCACCTACATCATAACAAATGGATAAATAAATATGGCTAAGAAAGTCAGACAATTCATTGTTCAACTATAGAAATCATATCTGGTTCAAATTAGCCATAGAAGCAAAGGAACTTTTTGGCAACTTTATTATAAGTCAATTACTCATCAATATTGCCTGAAACAGTAATACTCGCAAGGAACAATCAAAATAAACCAATTACCAGATTGACTATCATTCTGCAATACAGGTGGTGTCAACCCAGAAGGTCCTGCACCATGGCCCTGTAAAATATATGCAAGACGTCACAATTTCACATGGATGGCTACGTAAAAATACACATATTTGGTTGGTGAGTGCACGACGGAAGGACTTACCG is from Triticum aestivum cultivar Chinese Spring chromosome 3A, IWGSC CS RefSeq v2.1, whole genome shotgun sequence and encodes:
- the LOC123061754 gene encoding probable cytokinin riboside 5'-monophosphate phosphoribohydrolase LOGL1 isoform X1 produces the protein MGDTTAAASAPAPPRKFGRICVFCGSNSGNRAVFGDAALELGQGLVTRGVDLVYGGGSIGLMGLIAQTVLDGGCHVLGYLAGRLCLYIVPYIVVALCNLPNGVCISLFDCFCRVIPRALMPLEISGASVGEVKIVSDMHERKAEMARQADAFIALPGGYGTMEELLEMITWSQLGIHDKPVGLLNVDGYYDPLLALFDKGAAEGFIKADCRQIIVSAPTADELLTKMEQYTRSHREVASRTSWEMTELGYGKAAPEPEEEAASC
- the LOC123061754 gene encoding probable cytokinin riboside 5'-monophosphate phosphoribohydrolase LOGL1 isoform X2; translated protein: MGDTTAAASAPAPPRKFGRICVFCGSNSGNRAVFGDAALELGQGLVTRGVDLVYGGGSIGLMGLIAQTVLDGGCHVLGVIPRALMPLEISGASVGEVKIVSDMHERKAEMARQADAFIALPGGYGTMEELLEMITWSQLGIHDKPVGLLNVDGYYDPLLALFDKGAAEGFIKADCRQIIVSAPTADELLTKMEQYTRSHREVASRTSWEMTELGYGKAAPEPEEEAASC